In a single window of the Terriglobus roseus genome:
- a CDS encoding substrate-binding domain-containing protein, with protein MPVPSTPRTPQIHSVVRACEILKYLQQCTDDVSLDIVCRNTQMPRPSAYRLLTTLVSCGMVERVSKNCYRPLRAARSKRLRIGYASQTEEFSFSRLVSDSIRSAAYRAGVDLLVLDNHCSPKAAIRNAGIFVRERMDLVIEFQTNHQSASLVAARILEAGIPLIAIEVPHPGATYYGADNYRAGVLGGRALGKACLQEWKGRVDEIVLMELPTAGPLPRSRMTATLAGLREVLPRFPDENAIFLDGKGRFEDSLAAMRKHLGKTRAKKILLAALNDPSCLGALQAFEECGRPQDCLAVGQNASIEARREMRRPNSRLIGSVGYFPEKYGDSVMQLAMDVVEHREVPSATFVKHRLIHAGNVNSAYPNDLEIGSADTDSLLYSKR; from the coding sequence ATGCCCGTCCCATCCACTCCACGCACTCCCCAAATCCACTCCGTGGTGCGGGCCTGCGAGATTCTGAAATATCTACAACAATGCACGGACGATGTAAGTCTCGACATCGTGTGCCGCAACACACAAATGCCGCGACCCAGTGCGTACCGACTGCTGACCACGCTCGTGAGCTGCGGCATGGTGGAACGCGTCTCCAAGAACTGCTATCGGCCTCTGCGTGCCGCACGCAGCAAGCGTCTGCGCATCGGCTACGCATCGCAAACGGAAGAGTTTTCGTTCTCTCGACTGGTCTCTGACAGCATTCGCAGCGCGGCTTATCGAGCCGGCGTCGACCTCTTGGTGCTGGATAATCACTGCTCGCCGAAGGCAGCCATTCGTAACGCGGGCATCTTCGTGCGAGAGCGTATGGATCTCGTCATTGAATTCCAAACCAATCATCAGAGCGCGTCGCTCGTTGCTGCGCGCATTCTGGAAGCTGGCATACCGCTGATCGCGATCGAGGTTCCGCATCCGGGCGCAACCTACTACGGTGCGGATAACTACCGGGCAGGTGTCCTGGGCGGCCGCGCACTGGGCAAGGCCTGCCTGCAGGAGTGGAAGGGACGCGTCGACGAGATAGTGCTGATGGAGCTTCCCACGGCAGGACCGCTACCCCGCTCTCGCATGACCGCAACGCTTGCCGGCCTGCGCGAAGTGCTGCCGCGTTTTCCGGATGAGAATGCGATCTTCCTGGATGGCAAGGGGCGCTTTGAGGACAGCCTCGCGGCGATGCGCAAGCACCTTGGCAAGACACGCGCAAAGAAGATCCTGCTGGCAGCGCTGAACGATCCAAGCTGCCTGGGAGCACTGCAGGCGTTTGAGGAATGTGGACGTCCGCAGGACTGCTTGGCTGTTGGACAGAACGCGAGCATCGAAGCGCGTCGCGAGATGCGGAGGCCGAACTCCCGACTGATCGGATCGGTCGGGTATTTCCCTGAGAAGTACGGCGACTCCGTGATGCAACTCGCGATGGACGTGGTCGAACATCGAGAAGTGCCATCCGCGACCTTCGTCAAGCATCGGTTGATTCACGCGGGCAACGTCAATAGTGCATATCCCAACGATTTGGAGATCGGATCCGCAGATACCGATTCTTTGCTCTACAGCAAGCGCTGA
- a CDS encoding arabinose isomerase has protein sequence MTLQTFDSQLRIGLIGLGLDAYWPQFEGLKERLEGYLQVVQQKVAGTARSVVSLGLVDSTEKAIQAGHACRTEDIDILLIYVTTYTLSATVLPVIQRAKVPVILLNLVPEAAIDYVKFNGMGDRTAMTGEWLAYCAACPVPEIANVLRRLDIPFYQVTGMLERDPECWNTLEEWLKAAEVVKTMAHSRLGLMGHYYGGMLDIATDLAQVSGRFGTVIEMLEVDYLSALRREVTPEETERKVLQIHRFFAVDEDCALDELTRAAATAVALERMVSEKSLDMLAYYYMGSGIAENENTMSSIILGTSMLTGTGTPVAGEYEVKNVLAMKILDELGAGGSFTEYYAMDFLEDLVLMGHDGPGHMHIAQDRIRVRPLRVYHGKVGRGLSVEMAVKHGPVTLLSVVEDKQRGFSLLVAEGESVPGPILEIGNTNSRYRFPIGARRFSEEWNARGPAHHCAVGIGRRASQLQKIADLMGLNFHQVC, from the coding sequence ATGACTTTGCAGACCTTTGATTCGCAGCTTCGTATCGGCCTTATCGGCCTGGGCCTGGACGCCTATTGGCCACAGTTTGAGGGGCTGAAGGAACGCCTTGAAGGCTATCTGCAAGTTGTGCAGCAGAAGGTCGCCGGTACTGCGCGCTCGGTCGTCTCGCTGGGACTTGTGGACTCGACGGAGAAGGCGATCCAGGCCGGCCACGCCTGCCGCACAGAGGACATCGACATCCTCCTGATCTACGTTACGACCTACACGCTTTCAGCAACCGTGCTGCCAGTGATTCAACGAGCCAAGGTGCCAGTGATTCTGTTGAACCTTGTTCCCGAGGCTGCGATTGATTATGTGAAGTTCAACGGCATGGGCGACCGCACCGCAATGACGGGCGAATGGCTTGCCTACTGCGCAGCCTGCCCCGTGCCAGAGATTGCAAACGTCCTACGGCGCCTGGATATACCGTTCTATCAAGTCACCGGGATGTTAGAGCGCGATCCCGAGTGCTGGAACACCCTGGAGGAGTGGCTGAAGGCTGCAGAAGTCGTGAAGACAATGGCACACAGCCGTCTCGGGTTGATGGGCCATTATTACGGCGGCATGCTCGATATCGCGACGGACCTCGCACAGGTGAGCGGGCGCTTCGGCACAGTCATTGAGATGCTGGAGGTCGATTACCTCAGCGCCCTGCGGCGTGAGGTGACGCCGGAAGAGACAGAACGGAAGGTGCTGCAGATCCATCGTTTCTTTGCGGTCGATGAAGATTGCGCCCTGGACGAACTCACGCGTGCCGCTGCCACTGCTGTCGCGCTGGAGCGAATGGTGAGTGAGAAGTCGCTCGACATGCTGGCCTACTACTACATGGGTTCGGGCATCGCGGAAAACGAGAACACGATGAGTTCCATCATCCTCGGCACGTCGATGCTTACTGGCACAGGGACACCCGTCGCGGGCGAGTATGAAGTGAAGAACGTTCTTGCGATGAAGATCCTTGACGAGCTTGGTGCGGGTGGATCCTTCACGGAGTACTACGCCATGGACTTTCTGGAAGACCTGGTGCTGATGGGGCACGATGGCCCCGGTCACATGCATATTGCGCAGGACCGAATCCGTGTGCGTCCTCTGCGCGTGTATCACGGCAAGGTGGGGCGCGGTCTCTCCGTGGAGATGGCAGTCAAACATGGCCCGGTCACCCTGCTTTCGGTGGTGGAGGATAAGCAGCGCGGCTTCTCCCTGCTGGTCGCGGAAGGAGAGAGCGTTCCCGGCCCCATCCTCGAGATTGGCAATACAAACTCACGCTACCGCTTTCCGATTGGCGCACGGCGCTTCTCGGAAGAGTGGAACGCGCGTGGTCCGGCACATCATTGCGCGGTCGGGATCGGCCGGCGAGCAAGCCAACTTCAAAAGATTGCAGACCTGATGGGATTGAACTTTCACCAGGTCTGCTGA
- a CDS encoding GGDEF domain-containing protein, with product MMGRFRSLFSSGVLPEEVLGELVDLTFTSVLPIVVMGSITTGAAILIGASRPGIVFPALAALALFISALRILLLLAYRRRRRGLPLAYAEVKQWQRRYAIGSYSYAALLGTLNFIALRHDDSQTAMLSTGLLFGYCAGLVARNSIRPAICLGSMALAVIPTVVGLAAHFDHHGFHRAAYVGQAVLILVFALTSVETVAHQYSTTIKQLVTKRVLASMVRQDDLTGMPNRLSLRDRFEADIVEAGSTGNLIAVHALDLDRFKQVNDGFGHPTGDALLQAVAKRLRNTLKPRDTAVRMGGDEFVLVQTGINRADEARALAHRVLLTLSQPYTLSAHEVHIGVSIGIALLPNDGMVLDVLLDRADAALYKAKREGRNRIAFWSDDPSRKMA from the coding sequence ATGATGGGCCGCTTCCGCTCTCTCTTTTCTTCCGGCGTTCTCCCCGAAGAAGTTCTCGGCGAACTGGTCGACCTCACGTTTACCTCTGTTCTCCCCATCGTCGTCATGGGATCGATTACGACAGGTGCCGCGATCCTGATCGGAGCTTCCAGGCCCGGAATCGTCTTCCCTGCTCTGGCGGCGCTCGCTCTCTTCATCTCCGCACTCCGCATCCTGCTGCTCCTCGCATACCGTCGCCGTCGTCGAGGGCTCCCGCTGGCTTACGCAGAGGTCAAGCAGTGGCAACGACGCTACGCGATTGGCAGTTACAGCTACGCCGCGCTACTGGGTACGCTGAACTTCATCGCGCTCCGACACGACGACTCGCAAACCGCAATGCTCAGCACCGGTCTGCTCTTTGGCTACTGCGCCGGGCTGGTGGCACGAAACTCGATTCGTCCGGCGATCTGCCTTGGCAGCATGGCCCTGGCAGTCATCCCGACGGTGGTTGGATTGGCCGCGCATTTCGACCATCACGGCTTCCATCGTGCGGCGTATGTAGGGCAGGCAGTCCTGATCCTTGTCTTCGCACTCACCTCCGTCGAGACGGTTGCGCATCAGTACTCCACCACCATCAAGCAGCTTGTTACGAAACGCGTGCTGGCCAGCATGGTTCGTCAGGATGATCTCACCGGCATGCCCAATCGCCTCTCACTCCGCGACCGCTTCGAAGCGGACATCGTGGAAGCGGGTAGCACCGGAAATCTAATCGCCGTTCACGCACTTGATCTCGACCGGTTCAAGCAGGTGAATGATGGCTTTGGTCACCCAACCGGCGACGCGCTATTGCAGGCAGTCGCCAAGCGTCTCCGCAACACGCTGAAGCCACGCGATACCGCGGTCCGCATGGGCGGCGATGAGTTTGTATTGGTGCAAACAGGCATCAACCGGGCCGATGAGGCGCGTGCTCTCGCGCATCGCGTCCTGCTCACGCTGAGCCAGCCCTACACTCTGAGCGCTCACGAGGTACACATCGGAGTCAGCATCGGTATCGCCCTGCTGCCGAACGATGGCATGGTTCTGGACGTTCTGCTCGATCGCGCGGATGCTGCCCTGTACAAAGCAAAGCGCGAAGGCCGTAACCGTATCGCATTCTGGAGTGACGATCCGTCGCGAAAGATGGCGTGA
- a CDS encoding GH39 family glycosyl hydrolase, whose amino-acid sequence MKQILTLALGLALSPALASAQQSAVNVKVDWGRVVTTSRSTASYQVVVNPMLERGAKMHDGTFKAISTAGADYVRYVPWLPYPRLGVAELEPPTADKTSWDFTLLDPMVEDLMKAQNGHSVIMNFSTMPAWLWKTDKPVTYPKDPNQVYWDYTQGTEIKDPTYKEAAAYYARLLSWYEKGGFTDENGKFHASKYHYKFAYWELLNEIDFEHHWTPQEYTKFYDVVSAEMRKVDPDLKFMACASAAPATHGEMYRYFLDPKNHAPGASIDFVTYHFYASPPADEPFDAMQFTFFDQADGFLHTARYIEQLKHELSPATKTDLDELGVILPNDDKSNHGEKTPPEPPLYWNLASAMYAYLYEEAAKFGVDVIGESQLVGYPTQYPSVSMMNYNTSEPNARFWTMKLLKDNLGPGDRLVSTSGGNHAVAIQAFDTTKGRKILVINKRQIAATVNLPAGSSVQSVAYIAPSTGDKPPATANTHGSSLSLEPFEVAVVTVGN is encoded by the coding sequence ATGAAGCAAATCCTTACTCTCGCACTGGGTCTGGCCCTCTCGCCCGCGCTGGCATCTGCACAGCAGAGCGCTGTCAATGTGAAAGTCGATTGGGGAAGGGTCGTCACCACATCGCGTTCTACCGCGAGCTACCAGGTCGTTGTGAATCCAATGCTGGAACGCGGCGCGAAGATGCACGACGGAACGTTCAAAGCGATTTCGACAGCGGGCGCTGATTACGTTCGCTACGTCCCGTGGTTGCCGTATCCAAGGCTGGGTGTTGCTGAGCTGGAGCCACCGACCGCCGACAAGACATCATGGGACTTCACATTGCTCGACCCCATGGTGGAAGACCTGATGAAAGCGCAGAACGGCCACAGCGTCATCATGAACTTCAGCACGATGCCCGCATGGTTGTGGAAGACCGACAAGCCGGTGACGTATCCGAAGGATCCGAACCAGGTTTACTGGGACTATACCCAGGGTACGGAGATCAAAGATCCCACGTATAAGGAAGCAGCCGCATACTACGCACGCCTTCTCTCCTGGTATGAGAAGGGCGGCTTCACCGATGAAAACGGCAAGTTTCACGCGAGCAAGTACCACTACAAGTTCGCTTACTGGGAGCTGCTGAACGAAATCGATTTCGAGCACCACTGGACACCGCAGGAGTACACAAAGTTCTACGACGTCGTCTCAGCCGAGATGCGTAAGGTCGATCCCGACCTCAAGTTCATGGCTTGTGCTTCTGCCGCGCCAGCTACCCACGGCGAGATGTACCGCTACTTCCTGGATCCAAAGAACCACGCACCGGGAGCGTCGATTGACTTCGTGACCTATCACTTTTACGCATCGCCACCAGCAGACGAACCTTTCGACGCGATGCAGTTCACCTTCTTCGACCAGGCTGATGGTTTCCTGCATACCGCACGCTACATCGAGCAGTTGAAGCATGAATTGTCACCCGCAACGAAGACCGATCTGGATGAACTGGGGGTGATACTCCCAAACGATGACAAGAGCAATCATGGGGAAAAGACGCCGCCTGAGCCGCCGCTCTATTGGAATCTTGCCAGCGCAATGTACGCCTATCTCTATGAAGAGGCAGCCAAGTTCGGCGTGGACGTAATCGGTGAATCGCAACTGGTGGGCTATCCCACGCAGTACCCCAGCGTATCGATGATGAATTACAACACCTCAGAACCGAACGCGCGCTTTTGGACCATGAAACTGCTAAAGGACAACCTTGGTCCCGGCGACAGACTGGTCTCAACGTCGGGCGGCAATCACGCGGTTGCGATACAGGCGTTCGACACGACGAAGGGACGGAAGATCCTCGTCATCAACAAGCGCCAAATTGCCGCGACAGTGAATCTGCCTGCGGGATCATCCGTGCAATCCGTCGCCTACATTGCGCCCTCCACCGGAGACAAGCCGCCTGCCACGGCCAATACCCATGGCTCCAGCCTTTCACTTGAGCCGTTCGAAGTGGCCGTCGTTACGGTAGGGAATTGA
- a CDS encoding TonB-dependent receptor, which yields MEGLQRPALLAGLLALFATQTCLAQSITGDIISAVTDPTGGTIPNADLTLTRVDTGQQMHLATDGNGLAVFSSLKPGNYKLVVAHEGFRATQLDNITVVIGQRVNLDVHMQIGASSESVTVSASEAALLNSESAAVGQVINQNSIQTLPLNGRNFMQLTQLTTGAAPIGAGNSPATTWTGRSDTTVSLAGLRESDTSFLVNGIETRNSRFGNTGIRPSVDAIQEFRVQRTTFGAEFGHAASIINTEILSGANPFHLVLFELNRNRAYAASTYFAKQAAISQPALNQNNFGGTFSGPVWFPKVYNGRNRTFFMFNYEGFRLIQGQTLTSLYPSVAQLQGNLADDSAGTGLIPTSSPFCAANRASIKCVDILNPLTGQPFAGNVIPKAQLDPTAQKALQFIPGPNVLAAGGAAFPGFNTIATPRSNQIINQYNVRLDHRFSERDSIYATWSNSNDNLFNPAINPLGGTSVPLNDHLWTATYLHTFTPTLVNEFRFGVNDSATFRNAESAYGPNYAGVLFGLPYANSADAATYGVPIFGIAGFGPVGSIAEVIGADDKYYQVSDNVTWTHGKLTSMNGVQYIHENFTQITDFASNPTLSYSNGYSVRDASGKRVSSLGLSDFLLGQPYEITAAQGDSTQYLHTAYYGLYSQNNWKVLPSLTLNLGLRYEYAGPPIESRNRSQFFDTTTGQFQYAGTSIRRSIVKPDYNNFAPRVGFAWRPGFLQNTVVRGGAGTYYATDNFNEEQFKNQGSPFYTSQSNTPSSTTPVSIFNPFAGVSNSFPPPHANIFTLDQNNRTSYINQWGLDIQQSFAKDFLLELEYAGSSGQKLAQRKNANIGAIDTTGTVPLSSRIAFPQYGFILVSSNYGRSNYNALTAKLEKRMSHGNSFLVAYTFSKAIDIGITDDFSALSRDFFRYDRGVSDYNVPNRLVISYALQLPFGRGQRFLSRAPLALDYVVGGWQLNGITSFSSGQYSTPTLSGDNLNIGDFSQSRPNLVGNPRAGRSTPLQWFNAAAFAQPTFGTPGNAGRNSLQQPGFQNWDASLFKSLSLAERAKFQLRFEAFNIFNHTQFGSASTSLGPGFGAITSTRAARIVQLGGRFEF from the coding sequence TTGGAGGGGCTTCAGAGGCCTGCGCTACTTGCGGGTCTCCTCGCTCTGTTTGCTACGCAGACATGTCTCGCACAGTCCATCACGGGTGACATCATCTCCGCGGTCACCGATCCTACCGGCGGCACCATTCCGAATGCAGACCTGACTTTGACGCGTGTGGATACGGGCCAGCAAATGCACCTGGCAACCGATGGAAACGGTCTTGCTGTCTTCAGCTCCCTAAAGCCCGGTAACTACAAGCTGGTCGTGGCGCATGAGGGCTTCCGAGCGACGCAGCTTGATAACATCACGGTCGTCATCGGGCAGCGCGTGAACCTCGACGTTCATATGCAGATCGGTGCAAGCAGTGAATCGGTGACTGTCTCCGCGAGCGAGGCTGCGCTGCTCAATTCCGAAAGCGCGGCAGTCGGGCAGGTCATCAATCAAAACAGCATCCAGACGTTGCCCCTCAACGGTCGCAACTTCATGCAGTTGACGCAGCTCACGACAGGCGCTGCACCCATCGGCGCGGGCAATTCCCCGGCGACTACGTGGACGGGCCGCAGCGATACCACGGTCTCACTTGCGGGGCTGCGTGAGAGCGACACCAGCTTCCTGGTAAATGGCATCGAGACACGCAACTCGCGCTTCGGCAACACCGGTATACGGCCATCGGTTGATGCCATTCAGGAGTTCCGCGTGCAGCGCACCACGTTCGGTGCGGAGTTCGGCCATGCTGCCTCCATCATCAATACTGAGATCCTCTCCGGTGCGAACCCATTTCACCTTGTGCTCTTTGAACTGAATCGCAATCGCGCCTATGCGGCGAGCACCTACTTTGCGAAGCAGGCGGCCATCTCACAGCCGGCGCTGAACCAGAACAATTTTGGCGGCACCTTTAGCGGACCGGTGTGGTTTCCAAAGGTTTACAACGGCCGCAACCGCACGTTTTTCATGTTCAACTACGAGGGCTTCCGGCTCATCCAGGGGCAGACGCTGACGTCTCTCTATCCGTCGGTCGCGCAGCTTCAGGGCAATCTCGCAGATGACAGCGCAGGCACCGGACTCATCCCGACTTCCTCGCCGTTCTGCGCGGCAAACAGAGCCTCCATCAAGTGCGTTGACATCCTGAATCCGCTCACGGGTCAGCCCTTCGCGGGCAATGTGATTCCCAAAGCCCAGCTTGATCCCACGGCGCAAAAGGCTTTACAGTTCATTCCCGGACCTAATGTGCTCGCGGCAGGCGGTGCTGCGTTTCCAGGCTTCAATACCATTGCGACGCCGCGATCGAATCAGATCATCAACCAGTACAACGTTCGCCTGGATCATCGCTTTTCGGAGCGCGACAGCATCTACGCGACCTGGTCCAACAGCAATGACAATCTTTTCAATCCCGCGATCAATCCGCTCGGAGGGACCAGCGTTCCATTGAACGATCACTTATGGACCGCGACGTACCTGCACACGTTCACCCCCACTCTGGTGAATGAGTTCCGCTTTGGTGTGAACGACTCCGCGACCTTCCGCAATGCGGAGAGCGCCTATGGGCCGAACTACGCTGGTGTGTTGTTCGGCTTGCCCTATGCCAACTCCGCAGACGCCGCGACGTACGGTGTGCCGATCTTTGGCATCGCGGGCTTTGGTCCCGTCGGTTCGATTGCTGAGGTGATCGGGGCCGACGACAAGTATTACCAGGTCTCGGACAATGTTACGTGGACGCACGGCAAGCTGACCTCCATGAACGGCGTGCAGTACATCCACGAGAATTTCACGCAGATCACGGACTTCGCATCGAATCCCACGCTGTCCTATAGCAATGGCTACTCCGTTCGCGATGCTTCGGGCAAGCGCGTCAGCAGTCTTGGACTCAGTGACTTTCTGCTGGGCCAGCCGTACGAGATCACCGCTGCCCAGGGCGACTCGACACAGTACCTGCATACGGCTTACTACGGCCTCTACTCCCAAAACAACTGGAAGGTTCTCCCGTCGCTCACTCTCAACCTTGGCCTGCGTTATGAGTACGCCGGACCGCCGATCGAATCGCGGAATCGAAGTCAGTTTTTTGATACCACGACGGGCCAATTTCAGTACGCAGGCACGTCCATTCGCCGGTCGATCGTCAAGCCCGATTACAACAACTTTGCGCCCCGCGTAGGCTTCGCCTGGAGACCAGGATTTCTGCAGAACACTGTCGTGCGCGGAGGCGCGGGTACGTACTATGCCACCGACAACTTCAACGAAGAGCAGTTCAAGAATCAGGGCAGTCCCTTCTATACCTCGCAGAGCAACACACCCAGCTCCACCACGCCAGTCTCCATCTTCAATCCGTTCGCGGGTGTCTCTAACAGCTTCCCACCGCCCCACGCAAATATCTTCACGCTCGACCAGAACAATCGCACCTCGTACATCAATCAGTGGGGTCTCGACATTCAGCAGTCGTTCGCGAAGGACTTTCTACTGGAGCTGGAGTACGCGGGTTCCAGCGGTCAAAAGCTGGCACAACGTAAGAACGCCAATATCGGAGCGATCGATACCACCGGTACCGTTCCACTGTCATCGCGCATAGCCTTCCCGCAATACGGCTTCATCCTCGTCAGCAGCAACTACGGCCGATCGAACTACAACGCGCTGACGGCGAAGCTTGAGAAGCGGATGAGCCACGGCAATTCATTCCTTGTTGCCTATACGTTTTCAAAGGCAATCGATATCGGCATCACGGATGATTTCTCTGCCTTGTCGCGTGACTTCTTCCGTTATGACCGTGGCGTGTCGGACTACAACGTTCCCAATCGCCTCGTCATCAGCTACGCGCTTCAGTTGCCCTTCGGACGCGGTCAGCGCTTTCTGTCGCGTGCTCCGCTTGCCCTGGACTATGTCGTCGGAGGCTGGCAACTCAATGGCATCACCAGCTTCAGCAGCGGTCAGTACAGCACACCAACACTCTCTGGCGACAACCTGAACATTGGTGACTTCAGCCAGTCTCGTCCGAATCTCGTCGGTAATCCACGCGCCGGTCGAAGCACGCCGTTACAGTGGTTCAACGCCGCGGCCTTCGCGCAGCCAACGTTCGGAACACCGGGCAATGCAGGGCGAAATTCGCTGCAGCAGCCTGGCTTCCAGAACTGGGATGCCAGCCTGTTCAAGTCGTTGAGCCTCGCGGAGAGGGCGAAGTTCCAGCTGCGCTTCGAAGCGTTCAACATCTTTAACCACACGCAATTCGGCTCTGCGAGTACTTCACTCGGACCGGGCTTTGGCGCGATCACGTCAACACGTGCAGCCCGCATCGTGCAACTCGGCGGACGCTTCGAGTTCTAA
- a CDS encoding helix-turn-helix domain-containing protein, producing MKDPCSKSQLEPNKCGVSTSFGRVAFPTVPVESPRLRAKRAFSREVGMPPAEYIQQERIAVTKKWLLETPLSIREMATRMAFSSKYHFMRSFKQSTGKTPGRWRSTAIPPIV from the coding sequence GTGAAAGACCCGTGCAGCAAGTCGCAACTCGAGCCCAACAAGTGCGGTGTCTCCACCTCGTTCGGGCGGGTTGCTTTTCCGACTGTGCCTGTCGAGAGCCCCAGGCTGAGGGCGAAGCGTGCGTTTTCACGGGAAGTCGGGATGCCTCCCGCAGAGTACATCCAGCAGGAGCGCATTGCGGTCACTAAAAAGTGGCTCCTCGAAACTCCGCTCAGTATCCGGGAAATGGCCACAAGAATGGCATTCTCCAGCAAGTACCACTTCATGCGGTCTTTCAAGCAAAGCACTGGAAAAACACCCGGTCGGTGGAGATCGACTGCGATCCCGCCGATAGTCTGA